The following proteins are co-located in the Microplitis demolitor isolate Queensland-Clemson2020A chromosome 5, iyMicDemo2.1a, whole genome shotgun sequence genome:
- the LOC103575267 gene encoding acetylcholinesterase isoform X1: MAMTRGRSALLNIEILVVLTIIVASTLDLGARASPSHRSRHHADFSHEELGQQQHEYDQQQYDQQQHHHHQQQQQQQQQQQTKSSLKMTTHQLEDLGAARAEAFTSPGDDSLIIQTRKGRVRGITQTAASGKKVDAWYGIPYAQKPLGTLRFRHPRPPEQWDGILNATQLPNSCVQILDTVFGDFVGATMWNPNTQLNEDCLYVNVVVPHPRPTNAAVMVWIFGGGFYSGSATLDVYDPKTLVSEENVILISMQYRVASLGFLYFGTADVPGNAGLFDQMMALQWVRDNIAAFGGNPDNVTLFGESAGAVSVSMHLLSPLSRHLFNQAIMQSGSPTAPWAIISREESIVRGLRLAEAVGCPHDRYNLRAVIDCLVTIDPLDLVNNEWGTLGICEFPFVPVIDGAFLDETPQQSLATASFKKANILMGSNTEEGFYFIIYYLTELFRIDGTEDVKVSREEFIRAVTELNPYVNQIARHAIIYEYTDWLNPDDPNANRNAIDKIVGDYQFTCNVNEFAARYAETGNSVYMYYYKHRSVNNPWPRWTGVMHADEISYIFGEPLDPNKGYTNQEITLSKRMMRYWANFAKTGDPNMGDDGSWTEAFWPQHTAKNQEYLTLDTNTTDVGQGIRTRQCAFWKKYLPQLISATSKLEMSSKETCSGSTSGTDTVLTLCLAMTSLLVFSGLPITSIPARGYV; the protein is encoded by the exons ATGGCAATGACGAGAGGTCGAAGCGCCCTCCTTAATATAGAAATACTGGTTGTATTAACGATTATTGTTGCTTCGACGCTTGACTTGGGCGCGAGGGCATCACCCTCACACAGAAGTCGCCATCATGCAGACTTTTCGCATGAGGAACTTGGTCAGCAGCAACACGAATATGACCAACAGCAATACGATCAACAgcagcatcatcatcatcaacaacaacaacaacaacaacaacagcagcaaacAAAAAGTAGTCTCAAGATGACTACTCACCAGCTCGAGGATCTCGGGGCAGCCAGGGCAGAGGCGTTTACCAGTCCCGGCGATGACTCACTTATTATACAAACGAGAAAAGGCCGGGTCAGAGGTATCACTCAGACTGCTGCTAGTGGCAAAAAGGTTGATGCCTGGTATGGCATTCCTTACGCTCAAAAGCCCCTTGGGACGCTGAGGTTTCGGCACCCAAGGCCGCCCGAGCAATGGGATGGCATACTAAACGCCACACAGCTGCCCAATAGCTGCGTCCAGATCCTCGACACTGTTTTTGGAGACTTTGTTGGTGCTACAATGTGGAATCCAAACACCCAGCTAAATGAGGACTGCCTCTACGTAAACGTTGTGGTACCACATCCCAGGCCAACGAATGCCGCCGTCATGGTATGGATATTTGGTG GTGGCTTTTACTCCGGTTCCGCCACATTAGACGTCTACGATCCCAAGACACTTGTTTCCGAGGAAAACGTCATTTTGATCTCCATGCAGTATCGAGTTGCCAGCTTGGGATTTTTGTATTTTGGCACCGCTGATGTACCAGGTAACGCTGGGCTCTTTGATCAGATGATGGCGCTCCAGTGGGTCAGGGACAACATCGCAGCATTTGGTGGTAATCCAGATAATGTTACGCTCTTTGGCGAGAGCGCAGGCGCTGTATCTGTTTCAATGCACTTACTTTCACCACTTTCCAG gCACCTCTTCAATCAAGCAATTATGCAGTCAGGTTCACCAACAGCTCCCTGGGCAATAATATCCCGTGAGGAGTCTATTGTACGAGGGCTACGATTAGCTGAAGCAGTAGGGTGTCCTCATGATCGTTATAATTTACGTGCTGTAATTGACTGTCTTGTAACGATTGATCCTCTGGATCTGGTAAATAACGAATGGGGTACACTTGGTATCTGTGAATTTCCATTTGTACCAGTAATTGACGGTGCATTTCTTGACGAAACACCACAGCAGTCACTTGCCACAGCATCATTCAAAAAAGCAAATATTCTTATGGGGTCAAATACAGAGgaaggattttattttataatttactatttaacgGAATTATTCCGTATTGATGGTACTGAAGATGTTAAAGTATCACGGGAAGAATTTATTAGAGCTGTAACGGAACTAAACCCTTATGTTAATCAAATAGCCAGACATGcaatcatatatgaatatacCGATTGGTTAAATCCAGATGACCCAAATGCGAATCGTAATGCCATTGACAAGATCGTTGGAGACTATCAATTTACATGCAATGTTAATGAATTTGCAGCACGATACGCTGAAACCGGTAATTCCGTTTATATGTATTACTATAAACACAGATCGGTTAATAATCCTTGGCCAAGATGGACAGGTGTAATGCATGCCGATGAAATAAGTTATATTTTTGGTGAACCTTTGGATCCTAACAAAGGATATACTAATCAAGAAATTACCCTTTCAAAAAGAATGATGCGTTATTGGGCTAATTTCGCTAAAACtgg AGATCCAAATATGGGAGATGATGGCTCGTGGACGGAAGCATTCTGGCCACAGCATACGGCAAAAAATCAAGAGTATCTAACTCTCGATACAAATACGACAGATGTTGGTCAGGGTATTAGAACACGACAGTGTgcattttggaaaaaatatttaccacaGCTTATTTCCGCCACtt CTAAACTGGAGATGTCATCGAAAGAGACGTGCAGCGGTAGTACGTCGGGCACGGACACTGTTTTAACGCTATGTCTGGCAATGACGAGTCTCTTAGTATTCTCCGGACTGCCCATCACCAGCATACCTGCTCGAGGCTACGTCTAG
- the LOC103575267 gene encoding acetylcholinesterase isoform X2: MAMTRGRSALLNIEILVVLTIIVASTLDLGARASPSHRSRHHADFSHEELGQQQHEYDQQQYDQQQHHHHQQQQQQQQQQQTKSSLKMTTHQLEDLGAARAEAFTSPGDDSLIIQTRKGRVRGITQTAASGKKVDAWYGIPYAQKPLGTLRFRHPRPPEQWDGILNATQLPNSCVQILDTVFGDFVGATMWNPNTQLNEDCLYVNVVVPHPRPTNAAVMVWIFGGGFYSGSATLDVYDPKTLVSEENVILISMQYRVASLGFLYFGTADVPGNAGLFDQMMALQWVRDNIAAFGGNPDNVTLFGESAGAVSVSMHLLSPLSRHLFNQAIMQSGSPTAPWAIISREESIVRGLRLAEAVGCPHDRYNLRAVIDCLVTIDPLDLVNNEWGTLGICEFPFVPVIDGAFLDETPQQSLATASFKKANILMGSNTEEGFYFIIYYLTELFRIDGTEDVKVSREEFIRAVTELNPYVNQIARHAIIYEYTDWLNPDDPNANRNAIDKIVGDYQFTCNVNEFAARYAETGNSVYMYYYKHRSVNNPWPRWTGVMHADEISYIFGEPLDPNKGYTNQEITLSKRMMRYWANFAKTGDPNMGDDGSWTEAFWPQHTAKNQEYLTLDTNTTDVGQGIRTRQCAFWKKYLPQLISATSSKRQSISLIVT, translated from the exons ATGGCAATGACGAGAGGTCGAAGCGCCCTCCTTAATATAGAAATACTGGTTGTATTAACGATTATTGTTGCTTCGACGCTTGACTTGGGCGCGAGGGCATCACCCTCACACAGAAGTCGCCATCATGCAGACTTTTCGCATGAGGAACTTGGTCAGCAGCAACACGAATATGACCAACAGCAATACGATCAACAgcagcatcatcatcatcaacaacaacaacaacaacaacaacagcagcaaacAAAAAGTAGTCTCAAGATGACTACTCACCAGCTCGAGGATCTCGGGGCAGCCAGGGCAGAGGCGTTTACCAGTCCCGGCGATGACTCACTTATTATACAAACGAGAAAAGGCCGGGTCAGAGGTATCACTCAGACTGCTGCTAGTGGCAAAAAGGTTGATGCCTGGTATGGCATTCCTTACGCTCAAAAGCCCCTTGGGACGCTGAGGTTTCGGCACCCAAGGCCGCCCGAGCAATGGGATGGCATACTAAACGCCACACAGCTGCCCAATAGCTGCGTCCAGATCCTCGACACTGTTTTTGGAGACTTTGTTGGTGCTACAATGTGGAATCCAAACACCCAGCTAAATGAGGACTGCCTCTACGTAAACGTTGTGGTACCACATCCCAGGCCAACGAATGCCGCCGTCATGGTATGGATATTTGGTG GTGGCTTTTACTCCGGTTCCGCCACATTAGACGTCTACGATCCCAAGACACTTGTTTCCGAGGAAAACGTCATTTTGATCTCCATGCAGTATCGAGTTGCCAGCTTGGGATTTTTGTATTTTGGCACCGCTGATGTACCAGGTAACGCTGGGCTCTTTGATCAGATGATGGCGCTCCAGTGGGTCAGGGACAACATCGCAGCATTTGGTGGTAATCCAGATAATGTTACGCTCTTTGGCGAGAGCGCAGGCGCTGTATCTGTTTCAATGCACTTACTTTCACCACTTTCCAG gCACCTCTTCAATCAAGCAATTATGCAGTCAGGTTCACCAACAGCTCCCTGGGCAATAATATCCCGTGAGGAGTCTATTGTACGAGGGCTACGATTAGCTGAAGCAGTAGGGTGTCCTCATGATCGTTATAATTTACGTGCTGTAATTGACTGTCTTGTAACGATTGATCCTCTGGATCTGGTAAATAACGAATGGGGTACACTTGGTATCTGTGAATTTCCATTTGTACCAGTAATTGACGGTGCATTTCTTGACGAAACACCACAGCAGTCACTTGCCACAGCATCATTCAAAAAAGCAAATATTCTTATGGGGTCAAATACAGAGgaaggattttattttataatttactatttaacgGAATTATTCCGTATTGATGGTACTGAAGATGTTAAAGTATCACGGGAAGAATTTATTAGAGCTGTAACGGAACTAAACCCTTATGTTAATCAAATAGCCAGACATGcaatcatatatgaatatacCGATTGGTTAAATCCAGATGACCCAAATGCGAATCGTAATGCCATTGACAAGATCGTTGGAGACTATCAATTTACATGCAATGTTAATGAATTTGCAGCACGATACGCTGAAACCGGTAATTCCGTTTATATGTATTACTATAAACACAGATCGGTTAATAATCCTTGGCCAAGATGGACAGGTGTAATGCATGCCGATGAAATAAGTTATATTTTTGGTGAACCTTTGGATCCTAACAAAGGATATACTAATCAAGAAATTACCCTTTCAAAAAGAATGATGCGTTATTGGGCTAATTTCGCTAAAACtgg AGATCCAAATATGGGAGATGATGGCTCGTGGACGGAAGCATTCTGGCCACAGCATACGGCAAAAAATCAAGAGTATCTAACTCTCGATACAAATACGACAGATGTTGGTCAGGGTATTAGAACACGACAGTGTgcattttggaaaaaatatttaccacaGCTTATTTCCGCCACtt CCTCAAAGAGACAATCGATCTCGTTAATTGTCACGTAA